The nucleotide sequence TCTAAAAACCTCCCGAGTCGGCAGAATGCTTAGCAAGCATGGGTTTAACAAGGAAATTGAATTCGTTTCCCAACAAAATATATTTAAAAAGGTTCCTATGCTTATAGATAAAAAACGGATTATTGCAGTATAAAATGATAGCGTTTACATAAAAAGGAGGAGAGATTATGTCATTAAAACCAGAAGTGAAGGCATTGCTTGAAGCATTTGCCAATAATCCTGTTCCGCCACTGGAACAGCTGCCATTGGAGGAAGCTAGAAAGGGATTTGAACAATCTGCAAAGCAAATGAGCAGAGCCGAAAAGCTGGTAAAAACGGAAGATCGGAAAATTAATGGATTTAATGGAGAAATAGATATCAGGATTTATACACCTCAAGGAACTGGAAAGTCACAGCTGCCAGCCATTGTTTACTATCATGGAGGAGGCTGGGTGATCGGCAACATCGAAACACATGATGCCCTCTGTCACACATTGTCCAATGAAGCTGGATGTAAAGTAGTTTCAGTGGATTACAGTCTTGCTCCAGAAAGCAAATTCCCGGTTGCAGTAGAAGATTCATATCTAGCTGCAAAATGGGTGTTTGAAAATGCTGCTGTGCTGAATATTGATGAAAACTTTATCGCAGTAGCAGGTGATAGTGCAGGAGGGAATCTCGCAGCAGTTGTCAGCTATCTTGCAGTAGAGAGGCAGACTCCTTCGATTGCTTACCAAATGCTGTTTTACCCGTCTACAGGCTTTGAATTTACTCCATCCTACGAAAAATACGGCGAAGGCTACTATTTAACGAAGTCCACAATGAACTGGTTCCGTGAACAATACCTGAACACACCAGCCGATACACAAAATCCTCAGGCCGCACCGTTGCTAATTCCCGATGACGTCACTGCCCAACTCCCGCCAGCCTTTATTATGACAGCAGAGCTTGATCCTTTATGCGATGGCGGTGCGCATTTTGCCATGAAACTGAAAAATGCCGGAGTAGAGACGGAATACGTGTGCGTCCCTGGAATGCTCCATGGTTTCCTCGGAATGACCGAATTTCTGCCAGACGGCAAAAAAGCAATCAAGGATGCATCAAAAGCTTTCAAGAACAGAAGTTCCCTTAAACCAGTTGAGTAAAAAAATAAGGAGGAATGAATGATGCCTAATCTTCATTTTGAGCATTGGCCGAAAATCTCTAAATCACTGAAATTGCCTGAAACCTCACTCTATGAAAATTTACAAGTCAGTGCAGCTCGTTATCCTGACCAGGACGCAATCTACTATTACGGCAATGCAATTTCCTATAAGGAGCTTGATAGGGAAGTCAACGCCCTTGCAGGCTTCCTTCATCAAAAGCTGGGAGTTGCCAAAGGGGAAAGAGTCCTGTTGTTCATGCAAAATTCACCACAGTTCGTGATTGGATTCTATGCCATTTCAAGAGCTGATGCAGTCGTGGTACCCATCAATCCAATGCTGACTACAGATGAGTTAAGCTTTTATATCAAGGATTGTGAGATAAATTCCGCGCTTGTTGGCCAGGAGCTTTATGACAAGGTTGAGCCACTCATAGGAACGACGCCATTAAATAATGTGGTAGTTGCCGCTTATTCTGATTATAAAGGGAATGAATTCAGCGGAACGGTGCCCCCGGAGGTAGAAGCAGAAGGAAAGGTTTACGATCAGCCAGGACACTTCCACTGGAAGGAATCCATTGGTGCACAGTATGAACCAGGCGAACATACGACCAGAGCAGATGACCTTGTTGTGCTGCCTTATACTTCTGGAACCACTGGGCTGCCCAAAGGCTGTATGCATACGAACCGCACCGTTCAGGCGAATACCATCGGTGCGTACCACTGGTCGAGCTCTACCGCCAGTGCGGTTCATTTAACCACCCTGCCTTTGTTCCATGTTACCGGAATGGTCCACAGCATGCATATGCCGATTTTTTCTGGCAGCACGATGGTCCTGATGACAAGGTGGAACCGCGAGGCAGCAGTTGAACTGATTCAATCACAAGGATGCACGCACTGGGTGGCAATTGCAACAATGATCGTTGACTTCCTTGCAAATCCTAAACTGAAAAAAGAGGACATCGCAACGTTAACCTCGATATCAGGCGGCGGTGCGGCGCTCCCTGAGGCTGTGGGAGAAAAATTATACAACCTTACAGGACTGAGGTTTGTGGAAGGGTATGGACTTTCAGAAACAATTGCCCAGACGCACTTCAATCCGCCTGACAGACCTAAAATGCAGTGCCTTGGCATCCCGTCTTTTGATGTCGATGCAAGGGTTATTGAACCGTCATCCGGAAAAGAACTTGGTTCGGGAGAGATAGGTGAAATCGTCGTCAATGGCCCGCAGGTAATGGTTGGCTATTACAACAGGGAAGATGAAAACAGAAATTCATTCATTGACATAGAAGGCAAAAAGTTTTTCAGGACAGGTGACATAGGCCGTTTCGATAAAGAAGGATACTACTTCATGGTCGACCGTGTCAAAAGAATGATCAATGCCTCCGGTTATAAGGTGTGGCCAACTGAAGTTGAATCCTATCTTTACAAGCATCCGGCCATACAACAGGCGGTGGTGGTTGGTATTCCAGACCCTAGAAGAGGTGAATCCGTAAAGGCCTTCGTGATCCTAAATGAGGGATACGATAGAGAAATAAGTGAAGATGAAATTATCGAATGGTCAAAACAGCATATGGCAGCGTATAAATATCCCCGTGAGGTCGAGTTCAGGACACAGTTCCCAATGACAAGCAGCGGCAAGATATTATGGCGGAAATTACAGGAGGAAGAACGGGAAAAGGCTGAAAAACAGGTGAGATAAAAGCACTCCGTGAAGGCAGCTATTAAATTATAAGGAGGATTTTGATGGAGATTTTGGTTCAGCAGCTGTTCAATGGGCTTACCATAGGTAGTGTTTATGCACTAGTGGCCCTTGGGCTTACTCTAGTTTATGGTATCCTTCATATTCCGAATTTCGCTCACGGTGCCCTATACATGATGGGTGGTTATATCACCTTGATGATGATGGTCCAGTACGGGCTTCATTATTGGCTGGCTATCCTTGTTTCTGTCATTGTTGTCGGACTTATTGGTGTACTGATGGAAAGATTAGTTTTTTACCCATTAAGACATGCACCTCCTATACACGACAAAATTGCGGCAATTGGAATACTGTTGTTTCTGGAAGCTTTTGCCCAATATGTCTGGGGAGCTGACTACCAAACAATGCCTACGCCATATGGCCAGGTCATCCAGTTGTTCGGATTGACCTTTACTATGCAAAGATTACTAATCATCATTGCGGCGATTGCCGTCATGGTACTGCTTTACCTTTTCCTAAAAAAGACTTATACAGGGTCATCCATTATCGCAATGTCACAGGACCGTGACGGGGCTAACCTCGTAGGAATCAATACAAACCGGGTGGCGATGCTGACGTTCCTCATCTCCGGAGGGCTTGCGGCGATAGCCAGCTCTCTGGCTGCGCCAATAAATCTGGTTTTTCCCGGCATGGGACAGCTAGTCATCTTAAAGGCATTTGTCATCATCATTCTCGGCGGTATGGGAAGCATTCCCGGTGCCATCATAGGTGGCTATATTTTAGGATTTAGTGAAAGCCTGGGGGCAACGTATATATCTAACGATTATAAAGATATCATCGCGTTCATCTTGCTGGTAATCATTCTATCAGTAAAACCAACCGGTCTCTTTGCAAAGGGGGGGCACTAGTGGCAAAAATCCTAAACAAACGAATTATCATTCCAGCACTCGTGCTATTCGCCATCGTCTTCCCGTTTGTGACGCAAAATGACTATTTCATCCATGTCATGACTCTCTCTTTCATCTGGATGATTGGTGTTTACGGGCTTAATCTATTAGCCGGGTATACTGGTTATCTATCATTGGCGCATGCTGGATTCTTTGCCGTAGGTGCCTATTCCTTAGGTCTTTTGACAGTAAAAGCGCAAATGAATTTTTGGCTGGCTTTTGTTCTTGCCCTGATGATCACTAGCATTCTTGGATTTTTTATTGGATTGATTGCTCTTAGGACAAAAGAACACTTCTTTGCCATTTATACGCTTTGTGTAGGGTATATCCTTTATCTTGTCATTGATAAGTGGGACAGCTTAACAGAGGGTGTCCGAGGGCTTATCGGGATCCCGGCACCAGGAAATATCGGCCCGATTTCCTTTGAAACCCCATTATCACAATATTACCTTGTCCTCGCCATCCTGCTTGGTGTAATCCTGATTGTCTATCGGATCGTGCATTCCCTGACAGGAAGGACTTACATTGCTATTCGCAATAGTGAGGACCTGGCACAAACA is from Mesobacillus boroniphilus and encodes:
- a CDS encoding alpha/beta hydrolase: MSLKPEVKALLEAFANNPVPPLEQLPLEEARKGFEQSAKQMSRAEKLVKTEDRKINGFNGEIDIRIYTPQGTGKSQLPAIVYYHGGGWVIGNIETHDALCHTLSNEAGCKVVSVDYSLAPESKFPVAVEDSYLAAKWVFENAAVLNIDENFIAVAGDSAGGNLAAVVSYLAVERQTPSIAYQMLFYPSTGFEFTPSYEKYGEGYYLTKSTMNWFREQYLNTPADTQNPQAAPLLIPDDVTAQLPPAFIMTAELDPLCDGGAHFAMKLKNAGVETEYVCVPGMLHGFLGMTEFLPDGKKAIKDASKAFKNRSSLKPVE
- a CDS encoding long-chain fatty acid--CoA ligase; its protein translation is MPNLHFEHWPKISKSLKLPETSLYENLQVSAARYPDQDAIYYYGNAISYKELDREVNALAGFLHQKLGVAKGERVLLFMQNSPQFVIGFYAISRADAVVVPINPMLTTDELSFYIKDCEINSALVGQELYDKVEPLIGTTPLNNVVVAAYSDYKGNEFSGTVPPEVEAEGKVYDQPGHFHWKESIGAQYEPGEHTTRADDLVVLPYTSGTTGLPKGCMHTNRTVQANTIGAYHWSSSTASAVHLTTLPLFHVTGMVHSMHMPIFSGSTMVLMTRWNREAAVELIQSQGCTHWVAIATMIVDFLANPKLKKEDIATLTSISGGGAALPEAVGEKLYNLTGLRFVEGYGLSETIAQTHFNPPDRPKMQCLGIPSFDVDARVIEPSSGKELGSGEIGEIVVNGPQVMVGYYNREDENRNSFIDIEGKKFFRTGDIGRFDKEGYYFMVDRVKRMINASGYKVWPTEVESYLYKHPAIQQAVVVGIPDPRRGESVKAFVILNEGYDREISEDEIIEWSKQHMAAYKYPREVEFRTQFPMTSSGKILWRKLQEEEREKAEKQVR
- a CDS encoding branched-chain amino acid ABC transporter permease, which codes for MEILVQQLFNGLTIGSVYALVALGLTLVYGILHIPNFAHGALYMMGGYITLMMMVQYGLHYWLAILVSVIVVGLIGVLMERLVFYPLRHAPPIHDKIAAIGILLFLEAFAQYVWGADYQTMPTPYGQVIQLFGLTFTMQRLLIIIAAIAVMVLLYLFLKKTYTGSSIIAMSQDRDGANLVGINTNRVAMLTFLISGGLAAIASSLAAPINLVFPGMGQLVILKAFVIIILGGMGSIPGAIIGGYILGFSESLGATYISNDYKDIIAFILLVIILSVKPTGLFAKGGH
- a CDS encoding branched-chain amino acid ABC transporter permease, which gives rise to MAKILNKRIIIPALVLFAIVFPFVTQNDYFIHVMTLSFIWMIGVYGLNLLAGYTGYLSLAHAGFFAVGAYSLGLLTVKAQMNFWLAFVLALMITSILGFFIGLIALRTKEHFFAIYTLCVGYILYLVIDKWDSLTEGVRGLIGIPAPGNIGPISFETPLSQYYLVLAILLGVILIVYRIVHSLTGRTYIAIRNSEDLAQTIGISTMKTKLEVFVLSTFFAGLSGALYASFIRFIGPDIGNIVITFDLLTYLLIGGIGTLSGPIVGTVLVVWISQQLQFLQDYRMLIFGPILTLLVIFYPRGIAGSIAGWNVKRAEKKLAKAQLEERFSQSSISAKNQVKEG